The Collinsella aerofaciens genomic interval GGCGTGGGCAGGCCCCCAAAGACCTCAGGGCACACCAAGAGGACCTCGGTCCCTGTACGCTCGCAGGCCTCGACCAACTCGCGATGGTAGTTGTCGAGCCCGTTATACTTGCAGCTCTCGCCCATCAAGCAGGCGCTCACCACGATCTTCATTTCCATCCCTCTCAAGCAAAACGCCCCATTTGAGAAAGCTGCTCAAATGGGGCGTCGGCGTTTACTGGCTCGGCCGCGGCTTTACTGCTGCTTGGGCATCAGCGGATTCTCGCGCGTGAGGAGGTTCATGAACTCCTCGCCCGTGATGGTCTCCTTCTTATACAGATAACGAGCCAGCTCGTGGAGCTTAAACTTGTTCTCCTTCAGAATCTGCAAAGCGCGGTCGTGCGCATCCTCGATCAGCTTGGCGACAATCGCGTCCACGCGCTCGGCCGTACCGGGGGCGCAGGTGAGCGACGTGTCCTGATTGAGATACGCGTTCTGCACGGTACCGAGCGCCATCATGCCAAACTCGTCGGACATACCAAAGCGCGTCACCATATTACGGGCGAGCTTGGTGGCCTGCTCGATGTCGTTGGCGGCGCCGGTCGTCATCTCTCCAAAGATGAGCTCCTCGGCTGCGCGGCCACCGCAATAGACAGCGAGCTTGTCCAAGACCTCCTGGCGCGTCGTCAGGAAGCGCTCGTCCTCCTCGACCTGCATGGTATAACCAAGAGCACCGCTCGTGCGCGGCACGATGGTGATCTTCGTGACCGGCGCAGAGCCCTTCTGGCGAGCGGCAACGATGGCATGGCCGATCTCGTGATAAGAAACGACCTGCTTCTCGTGGTCGGACAGCACCGTGGACTTACGCTGTTGGCCGGCAATGACGACCTCCACCGACTCCTCGAAGTCGTCCTGGGTTGCACGCTTGCGACCCTCGCGAACGGCGCGCAGGGCGCCCTCGTTGATGATATTGGCCAGGTCGGCGCCCGAGGCACCGGGCGTGGCGCGGGCAATCGCGGTCAGGTCGATCGGCGGCTCGGTCTTCACGCTCTTGGCATGCAGCTCGAGGATGTTCTTGCGGCCGGTCAGATCGGGCAGCTCGACGGGGATGCGGCGGTCAAAACGACCGGGGCGCAGTAGAGCGGGATCGAGACTGTCGGGGCGGTTGGTTGCGGCAAGGACAACGATACCCTTATGGTTATCGAAGCCATCCATCTCGGTCAGCAACTGATTGAGCGTCTGCTCGCGCTCGTCGTTGCCGCTAAAGCCGCCGCCATCGCGCTTCTTACCGATGGTATCGATCTCATCGATAAAGACGATACACGGTGCCTTTTCCTTGGCCTGCTTAAACAGGTCACGAACCTTAGCAGCGCCGC includes:
- the ftsH gene encoding ATP-dependent zinc metalloprotease FtsH; translation: MEMDDNKRRRNMILYVLIAFVVYLVLSTVLFPNIGHTQQITKTDYSTFVKALDKKSVDKVEYNTDDYSIYYTKKGEDENIAYKTTGVPNDAGFTDRVLESGASLESVVPDKNSGLMTYYLLTLILPMAIIFLIGWWLNRRMKKAMGDDGPSMNFGGGGFGGGGLGKSGARVIASKDVGVTFKDVAGQEEAKESLKEVVDFLEKPQRYEEIGAKLPRGALLVGPPGTGKTLLAKAVAGEAGVPFFSISGSEFVEMFVGRGAAKVRDLFKQAKEKAPCIVFIDEIDTIGKKRDGGGFSGNDEREQTLNQLLTEMDGFDNHKGIVVLAATNRPDSLDPALLRPGRFDRRIPVELPDLTGRKNILELHAKSVKTEPPIDLTAIARATPGASGADLANIINEGALRAVREGRKRATQDDFEESVEVVIAGQQRKSTVLSDHEKQVVSYHEIGHAIVAARQKGSAPVTKITIVPRTSGALGYTMQVEEDERFLTTRQEVLDKLAVYCGGRAAEELIFGEMTTGAANDIEQATKLARNMVTRFGMSDEFGMMALGTVQNAYLNQDTSLTCAPGTAERVDAIVAKLIEDAHDRALQILKENKFKLHELARYLYKKETITGEEFMNLLTRENPLMPKQQ